One window of Leptospira wolbachii serovar Codice str. CDC genomic DNA carries:
- a CDS encoding methyltransferase domain-containing protein has product MTNNRKLNENEIRPSSLMADQKIAVLKDVAMLLGDRDKFVSVNCPACDSSDYRKKFIKYGLDYLECIHCDTFYISPRPTDETLGKFYANSVNYEYWNKYIFPASEESRRQKIFLPRVDAVIEYCKKYNVEPNSILEVGAAFGTFCSEMLSRNYFKKVVGIEPTPNLAQTCRDKGITVIEKPIEQVTFNEDEKFDVVVNFEVIEHLFSPMDFITKCKKLLRKGGLFIVTCPNGKGFDISVLGNVSDTVDHEHLNYFNPESLGNLLKNCGFEILDVKTPGKLDAELVRNKCLSGDFSLENQPFLKEVLIDEWDRVGEMFQNFIRESGMSSNMWIIAKNL; this is encoded by the coding sequence ATGACAAATAATAGAAAGCTCAATGAAAATGAGATAAGACCGTCTTCGCTTATGGCAGATCAAAAAATTGCCGTTTTGAAAGATGTGGCAATGCTTCTTGGTGATAGAGACAAGTTCGTTTCGGTCAATTGCCCCGCTTGCGATTCATCTGATTATCGAAAGAAATTTATTAAGTATGGTTTAGATTACTTGGAATGTATCCATTGTGATACGTTTTACATTTCTCCTCGACCAACTGACGAAACTTTAGGAAAGTTTTATGCGAATTCAGTAAACTATGAGTATTGGAATAAATATATTTTCCCTGCATCTGAAGAGAGTCGCAGGCAGAAGATATTTTTGCCAAGGGTTGATGCAGTCATAGAGTATTGTAAAAAATATAATGTCGAACCTAATTCCATATTGGAAGTTGGTGCAGCTTTTGGTACGTTCTGTTCAGAAATGCTGTCACGAAATTATTTTAAAAAAGTAGTTGGGATTGAGCCCACCCCAAATTTAGCACAAACTTGTCGGGATAAAGGAATAACCGTAATAGAGAAGCCCATTGAACAAGTCACTTTTAATGAGGACGAAAAGTTCGATGTAGTCGTAAATTTTGAAGTCATTGAACATTTATTTTCTCCGATGGATTTTATAACTAAATGTAAAAAACTTCTTAGAAAAGGTGGTTTATTTATTGTTACATGTCCTAATGGAAAGGGTTTTGATATCTCTGTGCTAGGGAATGTATCTGATACAGTTGATCATGAGCATTTAAATTATTTTAACCCTGAATCACTCGGTAATTTGTTAAAGAATTGTGGTTTTGAGATTCTTGATGTAAAGACACCAGGAAAACTTGACGCTGAACTGGTTAGGAACAAATGTTTAAGTGGTGATTTCTCTTTAGAGAATCAGCCTTTTTTAAAAGAAGTGTTGATTGATGAGTGGGATAGAGTGGGAGAAATGTTCCAAAATTTTATTCGGGAATCTGGAATGTCTTCCAATATGTGGATTATCGCAAAAAATCTGTAA
- the hisH gene encoding imidazole glycerol phosphate synthase subunit HisH has product MKVGVINYGMGNLGSVVKAVEDIGFTCKILNHPKDIWDCARVILPGVGSFFDGMSRLKEEGWNSELHRYVLEDKNALLGICLGMQMLATFGEEGGGHEGLGLIPGRVERFDKLGCSERIPHVGWNEIEEKHSDPLFAKIPDQTDFYFVHSFVFNCEKPENITSTCLYGIHFPSSVRNGNVMGVQFHPEKSSKAGRQLLLNFLEQKEWSK; this is encoded by the coding sequence ATGAAAGTTGGAGTAATTAACTATGGAATGGGAAATCTAGGTTCCGTAGTCAAAGCGGTCGAAGATATTGGATTCACTTGCAAAATATTAAACCATCCAAAAGATATTTGGGACTGCGCAAGAGTGATTCTTCCTGGAGTAGGTTCTTTCTTTGATGGAATGTCGAGGCTAAAAGAAGAAGGTTGGAATTCCGAACTTCATCGATATGTATTAGAAGATAAAAATGCCTTACTTGGAATTTGTCTTGGTATGCAGATGTTAGCCACTTTTGGTGAAGAAGGTGGTGGTCACGAGGGGTTAGGTTTGATTCCAGGTCGAGTAGAGCGATTTGACAAACTAGGATGTTCTGAGCGGATTCCCCATGTTGGATGGAATGAGATTGAAGAAAAGCATTCTGATCCTTTGTTTGCTAAAATTCCCGATCAAACTGATTTTTACTTTGTACATAGCTTTGTATTTAATTGTGAAAAACCAGAAAATATAACCTCAACATGTTTGTATGGAATTCATTTTCCTTCTTCAGTTCGAAATGGAAATGTTATGGGAGTTCAATTTCATCCAGAGAAAAGTTCCAAAGCGGGAAGACAGTTGTTACTTAATTTTTTAGAGCAAAAAGAATGGTCAAAGTAA
- a CDS encoding N-acetyl sugar amidotransferase yields MKYCKTCLQPDTRPNSVFHNDGICPACKYHASLKEVNWDERKKELLKIVEFGRANNRSGYDCIIGVSGGKDSLRQALFVKEILKMRPLLVSLGYPPEQVTERGVQNISNMISHGFDCITINPAPGIWKDLKRKGFKQYTNSFRSTELALFSSVPKLAIAYQIPLIWWGENSALQVGETAIMGKSGSDGNNLRKMNTLNGGDITWLLSDEIKKNQILQYCYPSPEEMEQANLRITFLGYFWKDWSLLNNGIYSILRGLDIRDEKPWEIGDPYGITSLDEDFVTFNQMIKYLKYGFGRITDYVNEDIRNGIMTREDGVQLVKKYDGTCSPKYIEKFANYIGITVEEFWEQVDQSVNSELFEKIGLGKYKPKFVVGVGL; encoded by the coding sequence TTGAAATACTGTAAAACTTGCCTTCAACCTGATACGCGACCAAATTCTGTCTTTCACAATGATGGAATATGTCCTGCATGTAAATACCATGCATCTCTCAAAGAAGTTAATTGGGATGAAAGAAAGAAAGAATTACTAAAGATAGTTGAGTTTGGAAGAGCTAACAATCGTTCGGGCTACGATTGTATTATCGGAGTGAGCGGTGGTAAAGATAGTTTACGCCAAGCGCTATTCGTAAAAGAGATTTTGAAGATGAGACCACTCCTCGTATCACTTGGTTATCCCCCGGAGCAAGTGACAGAACGTGGTGTTCAAAATATATCAAATATGATCTCTCATGGTTTTGATTGTATCACTATTAATCCTGCGCCTGGAATCTGGAAAGATCTAAAACGAAAAGGATTCAAACAATATACCAATAGTTTTCGATCTACAGAGCTTGCCCTGTTCAGTAGTGTTCCCAAGTTGGCAATTGCCTATCAAATCCCACTTATTTGGTGGGGAGAAAATTCTGCCCTTCAGGTTGGCGAAACAGCGATAATGGGTAAATCTGGCAGTGATGGCAATAATCTTAGGAAAATGAATACTCTTAATGGTGGAGACATTACTTGGCTGCTTAGCGATGAAATAAAGAAAAATCAGATTTTACAATACTGCTATCCATCACCTGAGGAAATGGAGCAAGCAAATCTTCGAATCACATTTTTGGGTTATTTTTGGAAAGACTGGTCTTTGTTAAACAATGGAATATATTCAATTTTACGAGGATTGGACATTCGTGATGAAAAACCTTGGGAGATAGGCGATCCATACGGCATTACTTCTTTGGATGAAGATTTTGTTACTTTTAATCAAATGATAAAATATTTGAAATATGGATTCGGTAGAATTACGGATTACGTAAACGAAGATATTCGAAATGGTATTATGACTAGAGAGGATGGGGTTCAGTTAGTTAAAAAATATGATGGAACTTGTTCACCGAAATACATTGAAAAATTTGCTAATTATATAGGTATTACTGTAGAAGAATTTTGGGAACAGGTGGATCAGTCTGTAAACTCTGAACTATTTGAAAAAATTGGGTTAGGAAAATATAAACCAAAATTTGTTGTAGGAGTTGGTCTCTGA
- a CDS encoding N-acetyl sugar amidotransferase, producing the protein MKICNRCLYSDLHPLNITFDEEGVCSGCRVHEEKDTINWKSRFEKLKVITDAYRNQSGNNYDCIVPVSGARDSYFIVHTVKNVLGLNPLLVTYNKQYNTDRGIRNLANLRVQFNCDIMTLTVNPDTVKKITRATLRKLGSIYWHCIAGQTVYPVQVAVKFKIPLIIWGAHQGIDQVGMYSHFDEVEMTRKYRKEHDLMGYEAEDLVDDFDSIEEADIVQYAYPHDKEIERIGVRGIYLNNYIRWDSKAQHEKMIGLYGYESAEQTRTFDTYNDVDCFNYSDVHDYIKFLKHGYGKITDHVCREIRLRRLIREEGIVLIKKYAKESPKQLKLFLDWIGMTETGFNFILDQHRNPKIWFRNDNWEWELKNPDPFFSESLSERLIDKVKLERVEDRCEFRISKNKRPDYKDDHYILIGKGWPGN; encoded by the coding sequence ATGAAAATATGCAATCGTTGTCTCTATTCTGATTTGCATCCATTAAATATTACCTTTGATGAGGAAGGGGTTTGTAGTGGATGTCGAGTTCATGAGGAAAAGGATACAATTAATTGGAAATCAAGATTTGAAAAGCTAAAAGTAATAACGGACGCTTATCGAAACCAGTCTGGGAATAACTATGACTGCATAGTTCCTGTTAGTGGGGCTAGAGATTCTTATTTTATAGTTCATACCGTTAAAAACGTTCTTGGGTTAAATCCTCTGCTTGTAACTTATAATAAGCAGTATAATACGGATCGCGGTATTCGGAACCTAGCAAATTTAAGAGTTCAGTTTAATTGTGATATAATGACGCTTACTGTAAATCCAGATACAGTTAAAAAGATTACAAGAGCAACTTTAAGAAAGTTAGGTAGTATCTATTGGCATTGTATTGCAGGACAAACCGTTTATCCTGTACAGGTAGCTGTAAAATTTAAAATTCCATTAATCATTTGGGGTGCTCATCAAGGTATCGATCAAGTAGGTATGTATTCCCATTTCGATGAGGTGGAAATGACCCGCAAATATAGAAAAGAACATGATTTGATGGGATATGAAGCTGAAGATCTAGTAGATGATTTTGATAGTATTGAAGAGGCAGATATCGTTCAATATGCATATCCTCATGATAAGGAAATTGAGCGGATTGGAGTTAGGGGAATATATTTAAATAATTATATTCGATGGGATAGTAAGGCTCAACATGAAAAAATGATTGGTTTGTATGGTTATGAAAGTGCAGAGCAAACGCGGACGTTTGATACATACAATGATGTCGATTGTTTTAATTATTCAGATGTTCATGACTATATTAAATTCCTGAAACATGGTTATGGGAAGATAACGGATCATGTTTGTCGAGAAATCCGATTAAGAAGATTGATCAGGGAAGAAGGAATCGTTTTAATAAAGAAATATGCTAAAGAATCACCTAAACAACTTAAACTTTTTTTAGATTGGATTGGTATGACGGAGACAGGATTTAACTTTATTCTTGATCAACATAGAAATCCGAAAATTTGGTTCCGCAACGACAATTGGGAGTGGGAATTAAAAAACCCAGATCCATTTTTTAGTGAATCATTAAGTGAACGATTAATCGATAAAGTCAAATTGGAACGTGTCGAGGATCGTTGTGAGTTTAGAATATCAAAAAATAAAAGACCGGATTACAAAGACGATCATTACATTCTTATAGGTAAAGGTTGGCCTGGTAATTAA
- the pseC gene encoding UDP-4-amino-4,6-dideoxy-N-acetyl-beta-L-altrosamine transaminase: protein MKQIPYGRHSINQSDIDSVLDVLNSDFLTQGPQVAAFEKAVCEYVSCKYAVAVNSATSALHLACLALGVKEGDFVWTSPISFVASSNCALYCGADVDFVDIDPISYNMSVDSLREKLIRAEKEGKLPKVVIPVHLAGLSCDMQKISELGKEFGFRIIEDASHSIGGEYQGRKVGSCQFSDITVFSFHPVKIITTGEGGMCTTNDAELENTMYRLRSHGITRNPKEMTEAPDGPWFYQQLDLGYNYRMNDIQAALGISQMKRLDQIVKRRHEIKDYYNQILADLPLKLPQESLDSKSSFHLYIIQVLEKNLKADRKEIFERLRVSGILVNVHYIPIYHQPYYQKRYNYSYSSFPEAENYYKNVISLPIFPELSTEDQDRVKEAIIKPIGHQVLF from the coding sequence ATGAAACAGATCCCTTATGGAAGACACTCTATCAATCAATCTGATATCGATAGCGTTTTAGATGTTTTAAATTCTGATTTCCTCACCCAAGGCCCCCAAGTGGCAGCTTTCGAGAAAGCAGTCTGTGAATATGTATCTTGTAAATATGCAGTCGCTGTGAATAGTGCAACGTCTGCTTTACATTTAGCATGCCTTGCCCTTGGCGTAAAAGAAGGTGACTTTGTTTGGACAAGTCCTATTTCATTTGTTGCTAGTTCCAATTGTGCTTTGTATTGTGGGGCGGATGTTGATTTTGTAGATATTGACCCGATCTCATATAATATGAGCGTAGACAGTTTAAGAGAGAAGCTGATAAGGGCAGAGAAAGAGGGTAAACTTCCCAAAGTTGTCATTCCAGTCCATTTAGCTGGGCTAAGCTGTGATATGCAAAAAATTTCTGAATTGGGAAAGGAATTTGGATTTAGAATCATTGAGGATGCCTCACATTCGATTGGTGGAGAATATCAGGGTAGGAAAGTAGGATCTTGTCAATTTAGTGACATTACTGTTTTTAGCTTTCATCCGGTGAAAATCATCACAACTGGAGAGGGTGGTATGTGTACTACAAATGATGCTGAACTTGAGAATACAATGTATCGGTTAAGAAGTCACGGGATCACTCGTAATCCAAAAGAGATGACAGAAGCCCCAGATGGACCTTGGTTTTACCAGCAGTTAGATCTTGGCTATAATTATAGGATGAATGATATACAAGCAGCTCTTGGTATTTCTCAAATGAAACGATTGGATCAAATTGTGAAGAGAAGGCATGAGATTAAAGATTATTATAATCAAATTCTTGCAGATTTACCGTTAAAACTTCCGCAGGAATCACTTGATTCAAAGTCATCATTTCACCTTTATATCATTCAAGTATTAGAAAAGAACCTAAAGGCTGACAGAAAGGAAATTTTTGAAAGATTGAGAGTATCAGGAATTTTAGTTAACGTTCATTATATTCCAATTTACCATCAGCCGTATTATCAAAAAAGATATAACTATTCTTATAGCAGTTTCCCCGAAGCAGAAAATTATTATAAGAATGTAATCAGTTTGCCTATTTTCCCAGAGTTGAGTACGGAAGATCAGGATAGAGTGAAAGAAGCTATCATAAAACCAATTGGTCACCAGGTATTATTTTGA
- a CDS encoding ABC transporter ATP-binding protein, producing MLSTFIKILNYLHPRRKVQFIGLGILILISSVSEIVSIGAIVPFLGVVTNPESAVEYFNKISFVRGLFQTLAPSDLVLFFTIAFGAAALISGVIRLVLLYATIRLSNSTGAELSVDLYKKTLYQPYKVHISRNTSEIISGITQKVASASGVLISLVTVASSFFIFLSIIVSLVYIDPILTIMSGIVFSGFYLVIAKVTRSKVSLNGQIIAKEQTGIVRSLQEGLGGIRDIILDNSHELYCHIYRTSLFRLTKSNSENTFLNQSPRFALEAIGLVLISFLAYWATLENGSLQSAIPALGALGMGAQRLLPLLQQWYGNWSNYVSLKPALSEVFLLLDQKIPEEYISTIPLEPLRFEKEIKIVDLGFSYPGTNKKVLNSVNLSIPVGARIGIIGETGSGKSTLMDLLMGLVEPTSGKIFIDNNELNSINYLQWRKTIAHVPQSIFLADTTIAENIAFGESQEKINFAQLEKAIEVSQLTTFIKSLPNGINTSVGERGVRLSGGQRQRIGIARAIYKNAKVIFFDEATSALDGETEQSVIASIESLDRNLTVVMIAHRLSTLKNCDRIFEFVGGKIT from the coding sequence GAGATCGTTAGCATAGGTGCCATTGTCCCATTTTTAGGTGTAGTTACCAATCCAGAGTCAGCTGTAGAATATTTTAATAAGATTAGTTTTGTTCGGGGTTTATTCCAAACACTTGCGCCAAGTGATTTAGTCTTATTCTTCACGATTGCTTTTGGTGCTGCTGCTCTTATTTCAGGTGTGATCCGCTTGGTTCTTCTTTATGCAACGATTCGGTTATCAAACTCAACCGGTGCCGAACTCAGTGTTGATTTGTATAAAAAAACTTTATACCAACCTTACAAAGTGCATATATCGAGAAATACAAGTGAAATCATATCTGGCATCACTCAAAAAGTAGCTTCTGCCAGTGGGGTTTTGATTTCCCTTGTTACAGTCGCTTCTTCTTTTTTTATATTTTTATCCATCATTGTATCGTTAGTTTATATCGATCCAATTTTGACTATTATGTCTGGCATTGTTTTTTCAGGCTTTTACTTAGTAATCGCTAAAGTGACCAGATCCAAAGTTTCCTTAAACGGTCAAATTATAGCCAAGGAGCAGACGGGCATTGTTAGGTCGCTGCAAGAAGGGTTAGGTGGAATTCGAGATATCATCTTAGATAATAGCCATGAATTGTATTGTCATATTTACCGAACATCCTTGTTTCGATTGACTAAGTCCAATTCCGAAAATACATTTTTGAACCAATCACCACGATTTGCATTAGAGGCAATTGGATTGGTTTTGATTTCTTTTTTAGCCTATTGGGCAACCTTAGAAAATGGAAGTTTGCAATCGGCAATACCAGCTCTTGGTGCCCTGGGGATGGGAGCGCAGAGGCTTCTACCTTTATTGCAACAGTGGTATGGAAACTGGAGTAACTATGTTTCCCTAAAACCTGCATTATCGGAGGTTTTTTTACTTTTGGATCAAAAAATTCCAGAGGAATATATATCTACAATTCCCTTAGAACCCCTCAGATTTGAGAAGGAAATCAAGATAGTTGATCTTGGTTTTTCTTATCCGGGAACCAATAAGAAGGTATTAAATTCAGTAAATTTATCAATCCCAGTTGGTGCAAGAATTGGAATCATTGGAGAAACGGGGAGTGGAAAATCTACCCTTATGGATCTTCTTATGGGTTTAGTGGAACCTACTTCTGGGAAGATATTCATCGATAACAATGAATTAAATTCTATTAATTATTTGCAATGGCGGAAAACAATCGCACATGTACCGCAGTCCATCTTTCTTGCTGATACTACGATTGCTGAGAACATTGCGTTTGGTGAAAGTCAGGAAAAAATAAATTTTGCCCAACTCGAAAAGGCCATCGAAGTCTCTCAGCTAACTACCTTTATAAAATCTTTGCCCAACGGAATTAATACCAGTGTCGGAGAGAGGGGAGTTCGATTGTCTGGTGGTCAAAGGCAACGGATAGGAATTGCACGAGCCATCTATAAAAATGCAAAGGTTATCTTTTTTGATGAGGCGACAAGTGCGCTCGATGGAGAAACAGAGCAGTCGGTTATAGCATCGATTGAATCATTGGATCGAAACCTGACGGTTGTTATGATTGCACACAGGCTCTCTACATTAAAAAATTGTGATAGGATATTTGAATTTGTCGGTGGAAAAATTACATAA
- the hisH gene encoding imidazole glycerol phosphate synthase subunit HisH has translation MVDYGVGNTFSIQNALTYLGYSKVYITSDETEIKSMDALIFPGVGAFDEACKQLAARNLDKILTEEVIGRKKPILGICLGMQLFASSSEENGLHQGLNWIPGKVVKIVTSSHLPVPHVGWNDITIQKTDPLFNKNSNHVNFYFDHSFHFECEPAFVSSWCEYGIRLTASVQKENVFGVQFHPEKSHISGLKLFRSFLTSV, from the coding sequence ATTGTTGACTATGGGGTGGGTAATACATTTTCGATACAAAATGCACTCACATACTTAGGTTATTCTAAAGTTTATATAACTTCGGACGAGACGGAAATAAAATCAATGGATGCATTGATTTTCCCTGGCGTTGGGGCGTTTGATGAGGCTTGTAAACAACTTGCAGCTCGAAATTTGGACAAAATTCTCACGGAAGAAGTCATCGGACGAAAAAAACCAATACTCGGTATTTGTTTAGGTATGCAGCTTTTTGCTTCTAGCTCAGAGGAAAATGGATTGCACCAAGGTCTTAACTGGATACCAGGAAAGGTTGTAAAAATAGTAACTTCTTCTCATTTGCCGGTTCCTCATGTTGGCTGGAATGATATAACAATTCAAAAAACCGATCCTTTGTTTAATAAAAATTCAAATCACGTTAACTTTTATTTTGATCATAGTTTCCATTTTGAATGTGAACCTGCGTTTGTATCATCATGGTGCGAATATGGAATTCGCCTCACAGCGTCAGTACAAAAAGAAAATGTTTTTGGGGTTCAGTTTCATCCAGAAAAAAGCCATATCAGTGGACTTAAATTATTTAGAAGTTTTTTGACTTCTGTGTAG
- the pseF gene encoding pseudaminic acid cytidylyltransferase, with product MSQICVIPARGGSKRIPRKNIKTFSGKPMIAHSIHAAKESQLFERVIVSTDDEEIAHISRSLGAEVPFLRSEELSNDYATTTQVISHAIEWLIEIGEKPSSVCCIYATAPLIQVSDLLKAYEKFSTGNWEFVFAATSFGFPIFRSFRKDKDDGVEMFFPEHFNTRSQDLPEAYHDAGQFYIGKASSWLEGKRIFEPWSTIVELPRWRVQDIDTLEDWKRAEVLFQLVNQTIES from the coding sequence TTGAGTCAGATTTGTGTGATTCCGGCAAGGGGAGGTAGTAAAAGGATACCAAGAAAAAATATAAAAACTTTTTCTGGTAAGCCGATGATTGCGCATTCCATTCATGCCGCAAAAGAAAGTCAGTTGTTTGAACGTGTCATTGTATCCACGGATGACGAAGAAATTGCCCATATTTCGCGATCCTTGGGAGCAGAGGTTCCTTTTTTACGTTCAGAGGAATTATCTAATGACTATGCGACTACAACCCAAGTGATCTCACATGCCATTGAATGGTTGATAGAGATTGGCGAAAAACCAAGTTCAGTGTGTTGTATTTACGCAACCGCTCCCTTAATACAGGTTAGCGATTTACTAAAAGCCTATGAAAAATTTTCCACAGGCAATTGGGAATTTGTCTTTGCAGCGACCTCTTTTGGTTTCCCAATATTTAGATCATTTCGTAAAGACAAAGACGATGGTGTTGAGATGTTTTTTCCTGAACATTTCAACACACGTTCGCAGGATTTGCCAGAGGCATACCATGATGCAGGCCAATTTTATATTGGAAAAGCTAGTTCTTGGTTGGAGGGGAAACGTATTTTTGAGCCTTGGTCGACAATCGTTGAACTCCCTCGATGGCGGGTTCAAGATATTGATACGTTGGAAGATTGGAAAAGAGCAGAAGTGCTATTCCAGTTGGTAAACCAAACTATTGAATCTTAG
- a CDS encoding N-acetyl sugar amidotransferase yields the protein MIKYCIRCVMPHTKPDLHIDEEGVCNACRSYEKRVEVDWVARRKELDIIVDKYRSKGSNWDCIIPVSGGKDSTYQVVRMLQLGLTPLCVTATTCDLSDIGRKNIENIKKLGVDLVEFSPNPIVRAQLNKIGLTEVGDIAWPEHVGIFTIPVRAAVQFNIPLVVWGENSQNEYGGPAAAAENNVLTRRWLEEFGGLLGLRVSDLSATYGISERNLIPYQYPTDEELKRVGVTGLFLGHYLPWDGLANVLIAQANGFHSYGEPCEGSMVDYENLDNNLHGIHDYFKFLKYGFARATDQASLHIRRGRITRKDGMEVVRKRDGKFPWTYLGKPLEKMLERIDVSLPEFQKICDRFTNKKIFVKDSSGELLRDKYGNLTKVNYDNV from the coding sequence ATGATAAAATATTGTATTCGATGCGTAATGCCCCACACAAAGCCAGACCTACATATTGACGAAGAAGGAGTCTGCAATGCGTGTAGATCCTATGAAAAACGGGTAGAAGTAGATTGGGTAGCTAGAAGGAAAGAACTTGATATCATAGTTGATAAATATCGAAGTAAAGGATCTAATTGGGATTGTATTATTCCAGTGAGTGGTGGTAAAGATAGTACTTATCAAGTTGTAAGAATGTTACAATTAGGTCTAACTCCCCTTTGTGTTACCGCAACGACCTGTGATTTATCTGATATTGGTCGGAAAAACATAGAAAATATTAAAAAATTAGGCGTCGACCTGGTTGAATTTTCTCCAAATCCAATTGTTCGTGCGCAATTGAATAAAATCGGGCTAACTGAGGTAGGCGATATCGCTTGGCCAGAGCATGTTGGTATTTTTACAATTCCCGTACGTGCTGCCGTGCAATTTAATATTCCTTTGGTAGTATGGGGTGAAAATTCACAAAATGAGTATGGTGGTCCTGCAGCAGCTGCGGAAAATAATGTTTTAACTCGGAGATGGTTGGAGGAGTTCGGAGGATTGTTAGGTTTAAGAGTATCTGACTTATCTGCTACATATGGTATTAGTGAAAGAAATTTAATTCCATATCAGTATCCAACAGATGAAGAATTAAAACGAGTTGGTGTTACTGGATTATTTTTAGGACACTATCTTCCTTGGGATGGATTAGCGAATGTTTTGATTGCGCAAGCGAATGGGTTCCATTCATATGGCGAACCTTGTGAAGGCTCTATGGTTGATTATGAAAATTTAGATAACAATTTGCACGGCATTCACGATTATTTTAAATTTTTAAAGTATGGATTTGCTAGAGCAACAGACCAAGCATCTTTACATATCCGACGAGGTAGAATTACTCGAAAAGATGGAATGGAAGTAGTTAGAAAAAGAGACGGAAAATTTCCTTGGACATATTTAGGCAAACCGTTAGAAAAAATGTTGGAAAGAATCGACGTTTCACTTCCTGAGTTTCAAAAAATATGTGATAGGTTCACAAATAAGAAAATTTTTGTTAAAGATTCTAGTGGTGAGCTTTTAAGGGACAAATACGGAAATCTAACAAAAGTTAACTACGATAACGTATGA
- the hisF gene encoding imidazole glycerol phosphate synthase subunit HisF has product MLKKRIIAVILVKDGVVVQSIGFRKFLPIGRPEIALEFLTSWGIDEIIYLDISASKEDLSPNYDLIRKSARKCYVPLTVGGGIRNTSQVSELMNAGADKVSVNQASLNDIKLISKIASLYGNQCVVASVDVVKTENGYKVYDYVNKKSTTESPIDFAKKLSDSGAGEIFLNSVDRDGSYKGYDIELICSISDAVNIPVICCGGAKNGKDIETVFEKSNVSAAAAGNFFHFTEHSVNITKSVVSKKENIRLETYADYIDSKFDSDLRLAKKADRDLEEMLFLRIEKEVI; this is encoded by the coding sequence ATGTTAAAGAAAAGAATTATTGCAGTTATACTGGTTAAAGATGGAGTCGTTGTCCAAAGTATTGGTTTTAGAAAGTTTTTACCGATTGGAAGACCTGAAATCGCATTGGAATTTTTAACATCTTGGGGAATTGATGAGATTATTTATTTAGATATATCAGCATCTAAAGAGGATTTATCACCTAATTACGATTTGATTCGAAAATCGGCTAGAAAATGTTATGTGCCATTAACCGTTGGCGGAGGAATCCGGAACACAAGTCAAGTAAGTGAATTAATGAATGCGGGTGCAGACAAGGTTTCGGTCAACCAAGCCTCTTTAAATGATATCAAATTGATTTCAAAAATAGCTTCCTTGTATGGAAATCAATGTGTCGTGGCATCAGTTGATGTTGTCAAAACTGAAAATGGATACAAAGTCTACGATTATGTCAATAAAAAATCAACTACTGAGTCGCCAATAGACTTCGCAAAAAAATTATCAGATAGTGGCGCAGGTGAAATTTTTCTGAATTCAGTGGACAGAGATGGATCTTACAAAGGATATGATATCGAACTCATCTGCAGCATTAGTGATGCAGTGAATATTCCTGTGATATGCTGCGGCGGCGCAAAAAATGGAAAAGATATTGAAACGGTTTTTGAGAAATCAAATGTTTCGGCAGCCGCAGCAGGTAATTTTTTCCATTTTACTGAACATAGTGTAAACATAACAAAATCAGTGGTATCAAAAAAAGAAAATATACGTTTGGAAACTTATGCAGATTATATTGACTCGAAATTTGATTCAGATCTTAGGTTAGCAAAAAAAGCTGATCGCGATTTGGAAGAAATGCTGTTTCTACGTATCGAGAAAGAAGTTATATGA